One genomic region from Ptychodera flava strain L36383 chromosome 5, AS_Pfla_20210202, whole genome shotgun sequence encodes:
- the LOC139133827 gene encoding uncharacterized protein isoform X2 has product MTALNAKEAFQFICVNEMLPLDRKKRYESIRTLKLNGLPTRAVLYTYSPGGNISNQHFIWKEPADTPSETVKSKTAQLTIEIEKEAPKYHTRQMRREFSDKVSTLAKVKPMHLRELYRLLTNDSAAPSTQQEAERDQRVQMMVELGDPKIFCDLRTHNPGRPPMYEKFWEVTAQYINNVAETAVHERRHESVTYMAAAMSVRHLRDEVTKRCPENTPAPSKQWLRLQFWPKNPYTRSAVQHTGKLEVKYMVQQRQLRKPHIDSHYASAYFHYLKEMAIKFRDYVSFLCLDDKHKVKVGEPGVPVAAVERGKQVLVGLNTSFEVADHDFTKMTLTPSVALMVDVPRFITDSFYRGRVFVGIKCSTFEASSPQRHATELNKVLRTLDDDAPMKLMYSDGGPDHRVTYSSVQLSLISMFLKDDLDAIIAVRTPPGHSWKNPAERIMSILNLGLQAVGVMRKEMSDESEKLLQKCNSMKDVREMAKKNPQLKEDIKDSIQQPVSLISSIVQNLQLKEEKFSVFTSASDEEIDQLLDQLHQIDDSLSIKMTKKQVLQSENMKEFYDKHVMERHYVFSVMKCSDSDCKFHKAPRLPNDVFTGLHHLPDPVLDDSGMHYKPFAEVYGTVTTEKDRPSLQSNTSTTKGHGLPFSPSAQTACRVKRTVMCHECDKPRVLHGTNKLKQHELNQLDAAMEEVDFTCGTDIHNFIPEGQPGHIISKVYVRHDLQCTSPVEIPYFSSSVFPALCSHCGSGEDLLSGERAADIYPTCTDCYDTNQSG; this is encoded by the coding sequence ATGACAGCTCTCAATGCCAAGGAAGCTTTCCAGTTCATATGTGTGAATGAAATGTTACCACTTGACAGGAAGAAGCGGTATGAATCTATCAGGACTTTGAAACTCAATGGACTGCCTACTAGAGCCGTGCTTTACACATACTCACCTGGTGGAAATATATCCAATCAGCATTTCATATGGAAAGAACCTGCAGACACTCCTAGTGAAACAGTCAAGTCTAAAACTGCACAGCTTACCattgaaatagagaaagaagcACCAAAGTATCACACACGACAGATGAGGAGAGAGTTTTCTGACAAAGTAAGCACTCTAGCCAAAGTAAAACCAATGCATCTCAGAGAGCTGTATCGTCTTTTGACAAATGATTCTGCTGCCCCCTCCACACAACAGGAAGCAGAAAGAGACCAGAGAGTGCAGATGATGGTTGAACTTGGTGATCCCAAGATTTTCTGTGACTTGCGTACTCATAATCCAGGCCGCCCTCCAATGTATGAGAAATTTTGGGAGGTTACAGCTCAGTACATAAACAATGTGGCAGAGACTGCAGTGCATGAGCGGAGACATGAGTCAGTCACTTACATGGCAGCTGCTATGAGTGTTCGACATCTTCGTGATGAAGTAACCAAAAGGTGCCCTGAAAACACACCTGCTCCATCAAAACAATGGTTGCGCCTCCAATTCTGGCCAAAAAATCCATATACCAGATCAGCTGTACAACATACTGGTAAACTTGAAGTGAAATATATGGTCCAACAGCGGCAACTGCGAAAACCACACATTGACAGCCACTATGCATCGGCCTATTTCCATTACTTAAAAGAAATGGCCATTAAGTTCAGGGACTATGTTTCCTTTCTGTGTCTTGATGACAAACACAAAGTTAAAGTTGGGGAGCCAGGAGTACCTGTGGCGGCAGTAGAAAGGGGAAAGCAAGTCTTAGTTGGTCTTAACACAAGTTTTGAAGTAGCTGACCATGACTTCACAAAGATGACACTGACGCCTAGTGTTGCATTGATGGTTGATGTTCCAAGATTCATCACTGATAGCTTTTATCGTGGCAGAGTGTTTGTTGGCATCAAGTGCAGCACCTTTGAAGCATCTTCACCCCAGCGACATGCCACTGAACTCAACAAAGTGCTCCGTACACTTGATGATGATGCTCCCATGAAACTGATGTATAGTGATGGTGGGCCTGACCACAGAGTTACATATTCAAGTGTACAACTCTCCTTGATCTCAATGTTCCTTAAGGATGACCTTGATGCTATCATAGCAGTTCGTACACCACCAGGCCACTCTTGGAAGAATCCTGCTGAGCGGATTATGTCAATTCTAAACCTCGGCCTTCAGGCAGTTGGTGTAATGCGGAAAGAAATGAGTGATGAGTCTGAAAAGCTCTTGCAGAAGTGTAACTCCATGAAAGATGTGAGGGAAATGGCAAAGAAAAATCCACAGCTGAAGGAAGACATAAAGGATAGTATTCAGCAACCAGTATCATTGATCTCATCTATTGTACAGAACTTGCAACTCAAAGAAGAAAAGTTCAGTGTCTTCACAAGTGCCAGTGATGAAGAAATTGATCAACTGTTGGACCAACTTCACCAAATAGATGACAGCTTATCAATCAAAATGACCAAGAAGCAAGTGCTTCAAAGTGAGAACATGAAGGAATTTTATGACAAGCATGTCATGGAGAGACATTATGTGTTCAGTGTGATGAAATGTTCTGACAGTGACTGTAAGTTCCACAAAGCCCCAAGACTGCCAAATGATGTTTTCACTGGACTTCACCATTTGCCAGACCCAGTTCTGGATGACTCTGGTATGCACTATAAACCATTTGCTGAAGTGTACGGTACAGTGACGACTGAGAAAGATAGGCCATCTTTACAGTCAAACACATCTACCACCAAAGGCCATGGTCTTCCATTCAGTCCAAGTGCCCAAACTGCCTGCCGGGTTAAGCGTACAGTGATGTGTCACGAATGTGACAAACCGAGAGTGCTGCATGGCACAAACAAACTTAAACAGCATGAACTTAACCAATTAGATGCTGCAATGGAAGAAGTAGACTTCACATGTGGAACAGATATCCACAATTTCATTCCTGAAGGACAACCAGGTCACATCATCAGCAAAGTCTATGTTCGGCATGATCTGCAATGCACATCTCCAGTTGAGATACCATACTTTTCATCATCTGTGTTTCCTGCACTTTGCAGTCATTGTGGTAGTGGTGAAGATTTACTGTCTGGAGAGAGAGCAGCTGACATATACCCAACATGTACTGATTGCTATGACACCAACCAAagcggctga
- the LOC139133827 gene encoding uncharacterized protein isoform X1 encodes MTTTHHKSQQLVRQLEDSIGIFNLPTSTATSLKTLDLVEPIMTALNAKEAFQFICVNEMLPLDRKKRYESIRTLKLNGLPTRAVLYTYSPGGNISNQHFIWKEPADTPSETVKSKTAQLTIEIEKEAPKYHTRQMRREFSDKVSTLAKVKPMHLRELYRLLTNDSAAPSTQQEAERDQRVQMMVELGDPKIFCDLRTHNPGRPPMYEKFWEVTAQYINNVAETAVHERRHESVTYMAAAMSVRHLRDEVTKRCPENTPAPSKQWLRLQFWPKNPYTRSAVQHTGKLEVKYMVQQRQLRKPHIDSHYASAYFHYLKEMAIKFRDYVSFLCLDDKHKVKVGEPGVPVAAVERGKQVLVGLNTSFEVADHDFTKMTLTPSVALMVDVPRFITDSFYRGRVFVGIKCSTFEASSPQRHATELNKVLRTLDDDAPMKLMYSDGGPDHRVTYSSVQLSLISMFLKDDLDAIIAVRTPPGHSWKNPAERIMSILNLGLQAVGVMRKEMSDESEKLLQKCNSMKDVREMAKKNPQLKEDIKDSIQQPVSLISSIVQNLQLKEEKFSVFTSASDEEIDQLLDQLHQIDDSLSIKMTKKQVLQSENMKEFYDKHVMERHYVFSVMKCSDSDCKFHKAPRLPNDVFTGLHHLPDPVLDDSGMHYKPFAEVYGTVTTEKDRPSLQSNTSTTKGHGLPFSPSAQTACRVKRTVMCHECDKPRVLHGTNKLKQHELNQLDAAMEEVDFTCGTDIHNFIPEGQPGHIISKVYVRHDLQCTSPVEIPYFSSSVFPALCSHCGSGEDLLSGERAADIYPTCTDCYDTNQSG; translated from the exons ATGACAACTACCCATCATAAATCTCAACAACTG GTCAGACAGTTGGAAGATAGCATTGGTATTTTTAACCTCCCAACATCAACTGCAACCTCACTGAAAACACTGGATCTTGTTGAACCAATCATGACAGCTCTCAATGCCAAGGAAGCTTTCCAGTTCATATGTGTGAATGAAATGTTACCACTTGACAGGAAGAAGCGGTATGAATCTATCAGGACTTTGAAACTCAATGGACTGCCTACTAGAGCCGTGCTTTACACATACTCACCTGGTGGAAATATATCCAATCAGCATTTCATATGGAAAGAACCTGCAGACACTCCTAGTGAAACAGTCAAGTCTAAAACTGCACAGCTTACCattgaaatagagaaagaagcACCAAAGTATCACACACGACAGATGAGGAGAGAGTTTTCTGACAAAGTAAGCACTCTAGCCAAAGTAAAACCAATGCATCTCAGAGAGCTGTATCGTCTTTTGACAAATGATTCTGCTGCCCCCTCCACACAACAGGAAGCAGAAAGAGACCAGAGAGTGCAGATGATGGTTGAACTTGGTGATCCCAAGATTTTCTGTGACTTGCGTACTCATAATCCAGGCCGCCCTCCAATGTATGAGAAATTTTGGGAGGTTACAGCTCAGTACATAAACAATGTGGCAGAGACTGCAGTGCATGAGCGGAGACATGAGTCAGTCACTTACATGGCAGCTGCTATGAGTGTTCGACATCTTCGTGATGAAGTAACCAAAAGGTGCCCTGAAAACACACCTGCTCCATCAAAACAATGGTTGCGCCTCCAATTCTGGCCAAAAAATCCATATACCAGATCAGCTGTACAACATACTGGTAAACTTGAAGTGAAATATATGGTCCAACAGCGGCAACTGCGAAAACCACACATTGACAGCCACTATGCATCGGCCTATTTCCATTACTTAAAAGAAATGGCCATTAAGTTCAGGGACTATGTTTCCTTTCTGTGTCTTGATGACAAACACAAAGTTAAAGTTGGGGAGCCAGGAGTACCTGTGGCGGCAGTAGAAAGGGGAAAGCAAGTCTTAGTTGGTCTTAACACAAGTTTTGAAGTAGCTGACCATGACTTCACAAAGATGACACTGACGCCTAGTGTTGCATTGATGGTTGATGTTCCAAGATTCATCACTGATAGCTTTTATCGTGGCAGAGTGTTTGTTGGCATCAAGTGCAGCACCTTTGAAGCATCTTCACCCCAGCGACATGCCACTGAACTCAACAAAGTGCTCCGTACACTTGATGATGATGCTCCCATGAAACTGATGTATAGTGATGGTGGGCCTGACCACAGAGTTACATATTCAAGTGTACAACTCTCCTTGATCTCAATGTTCCTTAAGGATGACCTTGATGCTATCATAGCAGTTCGTACACCACCAGGCCACTCTTGGAAGAATCCTGCTGAGCGGATTATGTCAATTCTAAACCTCGGCCTTCAGGCAGTTGGTGTAATGCGGAAAGAAATGAGTGATGAGTCTGAAAAGCTCTTGCAGAAGTGTAACTCCATGAAAGATGTGAGGGAAATGGCAAAGAAAAATCCACAGCTGAAGGAAGACATAAAGGATAGTATTCAGCAACCAGTATCATTGATCTCATCTATTGTACAGAACTTGCAACTCAAAGAAGAAAAGTTCAGTGTCTTCACAAGTGCCAGTGATGAAGAAATTGATCAACTGTTGGACCAACTTCACCAAATAGATGACAGCTTATCAATCAAAATGACCAAGAAGCAAGTGCTTCAAAGTGAGAACATGAAGGAATTTTATGACAAGCATGTCATGGAGAGACATTATGTGTTCAGTGTGATGAAATGTTCTGACAGTGACTGTAAGTTCCACAAAGCCCCAAGACTGCCAAATGATGTTTTCACTGGACTTCACCATTTGCCAGACCCAGTTCTGGATGACTCTGGTATGCACTATAAACCATTTGCTGAAGTGTACGGTACAGTGACGACTGAGAAAGATAGGCCATCTTTACAGTCAAACACATCTACCACCAAAGGCCATGGTCTTCCATTCAGTCCAAGTGCCCAAACTGCCTGCCGGGTTAAGCGTACAGTGATGTGTCACGAATGTGACAAACCGAGAGTGCTGCATGGCACAAACAAACTTAAACAGCATGAACTTAACCAATTAGATGCTGCAATGGAAGAAGTAGACTTCACATGTGGAACAGATATCCACAATTTCATTCCTGAAGGACAACCAGGTCACATCATCAGCAAAGTCTATGTTCGGCATGATCTGCAATGCACATCTCCAGTTGAGATACCATACTTTTCATCATCTGTGTTTCCTGCACTTTGCAGTCATTGTGGTAGTGGTGAAGATTTACTGTCTGGAGAGAGAGCAGCTGACATATACCCAACATGTACTGATTGCTATGACACCAACCAAagcggctga